One Loxodonta africana isolate mLoxAfr1 chromosome 4, mLoxAfr1.hap2, whole genome shotgun sequence genomic region harbors:
- the LOC100667633 gene encoding olfactory receptor 14A16-like, whose amino-acid sequence MPQKRANIKEFLLMGFPEDWMLQKLYAALFFLIYLTALMGNLVIVTLTTIDRHLQAPMYFFLKNLSLIDTCYISVTVPKSIMNSLTNSGSISFLGCASQVFLVIFFGGTEFALLTVMSYDRYAAICHPLHYETIMNRGACVQIVAVSWLSGCGYGSIHVAGTFSVNFCGPNVVHQFFCDIPSLLTLACSGEHILEHAFIIASCCFAFICFILMVVSYVHIFSSVLRIPSTQGRYKTVSTCMPHLTVVTLFLSSGFTAYLGSASESPSSVNLFMSVLYSLLPPTLNPVIYSLRNRNMKVALSKIFGGEMASKM is encoded by the coding sequence ATGCCTCAGAAAAGAGCCAACATAAAAGAATTCTTGCTCATGGGATTTCCTGAAGACTGGATGCTACAGAAACTGTATGCAGCCCTCTTCTTCCTCATTTACCTGACAGCACTGATGGGGAACCTCGTCATTGTTACCCTCACCACCATCGACCGGCATCTCCAagcccccatgtacttcttcctgaaAAATTTGTCCTTAATTGACACATGCTATATCTCTGTCACTGTCCCCAAGTCCATCATGAACTCTCTGACTAACAGCGGTTCCATATCCTTCCTAGGATGTGCCTCACAggtttttcttgttatttttttcGGGGGCACAGAGTTTGCCCTCCTTACagtcatgtcctatgaccgctatgctgccatctgccatcctctgcattATGAGACCATTATGAATAGAGGTGCCTGTGTGCAGATAGTGGCTGTATCGTGGCTCAGTGGATGTGGCTATGGATCCATTCATGTAGCAGGTACATTCTCCGTCAATTTCTGTGGTCCCAACGTAGTTCATCAGTTTTTCTGTGATATTCCATCATTGCTTACACTTGCTTGTTCTGGGGAGCATATTTTAGAACATGCATTTATCATTGCTAGCTGTTGTTTTGCTTTTATATGTTTCATTTTAATGGTTGTTTCCTATGTTCACATTTTCTCATCCGTCTTAAGGATTCCATCCACTCAAGGAAGGTACAAAACTGTCTCCACCTGCATGCCCCACCTAACTGTGGTGACCTTGTTTCTCTCTTCTGGATTTACTGCATACTTAGGTTCAGCCTCGGAATCCCCATCATCAGTGAACCTCTTTATGTCTGTGTTATACTCCTTGTTACCTCCTACTCTGAATCCTGTCATTTATAGTTTGAGAAACAGGAACATGAAGGTGGCCCTTAGTAAAATCTTTGGTGGAGAAATGGCCTCAAAGATGTAA